Proteins from one Paenibacillus amylolyticus genomic window:
- a CDS encoding YxcD family protein — translation MVLSMDEIVNAICIHMAERKGVRPTDVNVELSWEEDTGYSAEVWIQGRSQYLVESNMIEAILRYLHSEYNIRAYRENVRLDLDEEITAIVNQ, via the coding sequence ATGGTTCTGAGCATGGATGAAATTGTGAATGCAATCTGTATTCATATGGCAGAACGTAAGGGTGTACGTCCAACTGATGTGAATGTAGAACTGAGCTGGGAAGAAGATACCGGTTATTCCGCTGAAGTATGGATTCAAGGCCGCAGTCAATATCTGGTGGAGTCCAATATGATTGAAGCGATTCTTCGTTACCTGCACAGTGAATACAACATTCGGGCGTACCGTGAGAACGTACGACTTGATCTGGATGAAGAGATTACAGCGATTGTCAATCAATAA
- a CDS encoding Imm63 family immunity protein, which yields MSNILSKQHLAEVLLQLLERTSFPREQMENYVNRLFETLKRDGVPYVESGKDTYTVRIYERGLVSLEKRMKQSDEVIYWLLEDIIFTAMHVELMERHGVDNIQTHLNYSNGVMDELNSGMQEAFQQIGDPHLHWHQTGKRQELEGMK from the coding sequence ATGTCCAACATTTTAAGCAAACAACACTTAGCTGAGGTCCTGTTACAGTTGTTAGAACGAACATCTTTCCCCAGGGAACAGATGGAGAACTATGTTAACCGCTTGTTCGAGACCTTAAAACGGGATGGTGTCCCCTATGTAGAGAGTGGAAAAGATACATACACTGTTCGAATATACGAACGAGGTCTCGTCTCGTTGGAGAAACGGATGAAACAGTCAGACGAAGTCATCTACTGGTTGCTCGAGGATATTATTTTCACAGCGATGCATGTAGAATTGATGGAAAGGCATGGCGTGGATAATATACAGACCCATCTGAATTATTCAAATGGAGTGATGGATGAACTGAACAGCGGCATGCAGGAAGCCTTCCAGCAGATCGGTGATCCGCATTTACATTGGCATCAGACGGGTAAACGTCAGGAGCTAGAGGGCATGAAATAG
- a CDS encoding PadR family transcriptional regulator — protein MNILSYGLLGLLTREESSGYDLMLKIQPHWQAKHSQIYPLLSKMENDELLASRWVQQSDKPDKKMYAVTEKGIEKLLEWMITPVTAPVTRDEFNLRILCVGIAEDGSMRRILNERKSWFMERIRYFEDLKSRIPLDNLRVGNRDFGSYILVQKGLMHAQTGLEWCHWVTQLLDGQAAIQDPSPSVSEI, from the coding sequence ATGAACATACTTTCCTACGGATTGCTCGGGCTGCTTACCCGCGAGGAGTCATCGGGCTATGATCTGATGCTGAAGATTCAGCCTCATTGGCAGGCGAAGCACAGCCAGATCTACCCACTCCTGTCCAAGATGGAAAACGATGAGTTATTGGCCTCCCGCTGGGTACAACAGTCTGACAAACCGGACAAGAAAATGTACGCAGTTACGGAAAAAGGCATTGAAAAGCTCTTGGAATGGATGATTACTCCTGTTACCGCACCAGTTACACGCGATGAGTTTAATTTGCGTATCCTGTGTGTTGGCATTGCGGAAGACGGAAGCATGAGACGCATTCTGAACGAGCGTAAAAGCTGGTTTATGGAACGCATACGTTACTTCGAGGATCTGAAGTCACGTATACCTCTGGATAATCTTCGTGTAGGCAACCGAGACTTTGGAAGCTACATCCTGGTACAAAAAGGGTTAATGCATGCGCAGACAGGCCTGGAATGGTGTCATTGGGTTACCCAATTGCTTGATGGCCAAGCTGCAATTCAAGACCCAAGTCCAAGCGTTTCAGAAATTTAA
- a CDS encoding DUF4375 domain-containing protein, whose product MSVSEQDIHDVWYDYAVLFVGKKNESGQGWAALTSNEQEIAALWLLEADVFNGGFIQFFCNWGKRHTVMHCKH is encoded by the coding sequence GTGAGTGTAAGTGAGCAAGATATCCATGATGTATGGTATGACTATGCCGTATTGTTTGTTGGAAAAAAGAATGAATCTGGACAAGGATGGGCCGCCTTAACCTCCAATGAACAGGAAATTGCTGCTCTGTGGCTATTGGAGGCGGATGTTTTTAATGGTGGCTTTATACAGTTTTTCTGCAACTGGGGGAAGAGGCATACCGTTATGCATTGCAAGCACTAG
- a CDS encoding DUF4375 domain-containing protein yields MQALETIDAKQVSGIISSAYDCIKHLEEDERLTELWDIPKFLTMEQEQQLDALDQQFWNNEDQIAEKAYDYYHGKLNMMTI; encoded by the coding sequence TTGCAAGCACTAGAGACCATTGATGCGAAGCAAGTGTCAGGCATTATATCGTCAGCATACGACTGCATTAAGCACTTGGAAGAGGATGAAAGGCTTACTGAACTGTGGGATATTCCCAAGTTTCTCACCATGGAGCAGGAGCAGCAATTAGATGCACTGGATCAGCAATTTTGGAATAATGAGGATCAGATTGCGGAGAAAGCCTATGATTATTATCATGGAAAATTGAACATGATGACTATATAA